From the genome of Nicotiana sylvestris chromosome 1, ASM39365v2, whole genome shotgun sequence:
CTGCTAATCCTCATCCCAAGCATTTGCTTAGTtggtcctaagtctttcatttcaaactcCTCCGCCAGTTGTTGCTTAACCAAATTGATCTTATTTATGCTAGATCCTGCAATTAGCATATTATCAACGTACCACAGTAAAATGATATAGGATTCATCAAAATTTTTGATATAACAGCAATGGTCCATCTTACATCATGTGAAACCATTTTTATGCATGAATCCATCAAATTTCTTGTACCATTGTCGGGGAGCttgtttcaaaccatacaaaCTCTTCTTCAACTTACACACAAGGTTTTCTTTACCAGAAACTTGAAAACCTTCAGGTTGCTTCATGTAGATGTCTTCTTCAAGGTCACCATGCAAGAAAGCAGTTTTAACATCTAGCTGCTCCAAATGCAAATTTTCTGCAGCTACGATACTTAGCACCAACCTGATAGTAGTTAATTTGACTATAGGAGAGAAGATCTcggtgtagtcaattccctccttctgcTGAAACCCTTTTACTACTAATTGTGCTTTGTATATCTTCTTACCATTATGCTAGTCCTTGACTTTGTACACCCACTTGTTTTGCaatgccttctttccttttggtaactccgtaagtatccatgttttattcttttgaagagaactcatcttTTCTTTCATGGCTAGCTTCCACTTATCAAAGTCTATTACCTGCATTGCTTCAATAAAATGCTCTAGTTCTCCAGCATCAGTTAAAAGTAAATAGTGAAgagagagagttaacctatctggAGCATTCGTGACTCTTTTAGATCTCCTCAATGTAGGTTCATGAGTAACAGAATCCGAATTTGATTCAGGTTCTGATTCCAGATTTGGTTCTGTATTTGATTCTATCTCTGGTTCCGTTTCTGGTTCTGATCCAGGTTCGGCTTCtagttcttcttcaaattcgacttTTGGCTCTTCATTTTCAATTTCAGAATCAGTTATAATCCTTCTAGCCACTTCATTTTCTGAGATTTCTTCTAACTCAACTATTTCGGATATCTGTTTGCTGGTGCTGGTTGGTTCTACTTCAAGCTTGTCCTTGTACATCACATTTAATCGTGACATTCCTGTGTCTTAGGATCTTTCTATTCTGATCATCCCAAAACCGATAACCAAAATTATCATCACCATAGCCAATAAAGAAACATTTCTTGGCTTTAGGATCAAGCTTATCTCTATCATTAGAGTTTACATGCACATAAGcaacacaaacaaaaaaaattagaTGTGAGAGAGTTACCTCCTTTCCTGTCCATACCTCCTCAAGAATTTCAAAATTCAGCGGTAAAGAGGGTCCCCTATTTATGAGGTAAGCTACCGTGTTAACAGCCTTGGCCCAAAATACTTCAGCAATCCAGAATGTATTCTCATACTTCTGGCTCGTTCATTCATGGTTATGTTCATCCTCTCAGCAATACCATTTTGTTCCggtgttccaggaactgtcttgatCATTCTGATCCCATTCTCCGAGCAAAATGCTTTGAACTCTTGGCTATCATACTCTCCTCTATTGTCAAACTTTAGACATTTTAGCTTTAGACTTGTCTGATTTTCAACTTCAACTTCCATCTTTTAAAGGTAACAAACATATcagatttatttttcagaaaataaacccATACCTTTCTTGTGGAATCATCAATGAAGGTGACATAATAGCGTGACCCTCCTAGAGAAGTTACAAGAGCTAGTCCCCACACATCTGTATGCACTAGTTCCAGCTTCTCTTTCTTTGGCGTCCTTCCCACCTTTGAGAAACGAACTCTCTTTTGTTTCCCATAAATGCAATCTTCGCACAAACTTAATTCAATATGTTTTAGGTTTGGCAACCTTTTTTGGATACCAAAAGCTTCATTCCCTTCTCACTCATATGCCTGAGCCTCTAGTGCCACAATGTCGTATCACGACCATGATCAACTGTTGCTATAGTATCTCTTTGTATTGCAGTTGCATGCAGTGTTCCCCTTTTGAAGCCTCGTGCCACAACCAAATTccctttggttatcttccacgaTCCATTGTTGAATGTTGTTGTATATCCTTCACCGTCAATCTGACCCATAGATATCAAATTTTTCTTGAGGCCAGGAACATGTCATACATTTTGCAATTTCCATAGCGTGCCTTGTGAAGTCTTTATATGAACTTCACTTTTTCCGGCAATGTCGAGAGGTTCGCCGTCTGCTAAATAaactttcccaaattttccagCAATATAATTATGCAATAATTCTTTGCATGATGTAGAGTGAAAGGATGCACCTGAGTCCAGAATCCAAGGTCCAACTGGACTGTCTGCATAAGAAATTAGTGCATCACCAACTTGTTCAGCAATTACATTTGCTGAATTTTcttacttcttcttctttggttctctACACTGGCTACTGTAGTGACTTTTATCGCAATTCCAACAAGTAATGTCCTTGCAATTTTGGATTGACCTTTTCTCCTTGACTTTGATCTGCCACGACCATAACTCTGTCCTCTTTGGTTGATTCTCCCCCTGCTTTCAGTACTAAAAGCAGATCCTGGGGAATCACTTGATTCTCTTCGGCGAATATTTTCACTTAGAACCAAGTCTCTAATATCATTCAATTTGAGTTTGGTACTTCCTGATGAACTGCTAACTGCAGTTACTGTTGCAGACCAACTCTCCGGTAGAGATGATAGTAGAATCAACGCCCTGATTTCATCATCAATTGTTATATTAACAGAACTCAACTAAgttaatattatattaaactcATTGATATGTTCCGTGACTGATCCACCTTCTGTCATCTTTAAGTTAAACAATCGATGCATCAAATAGACTTTATTTGAAGCAAATGGCTTCTCGTACATATTTGATAACGTCTTCATCAGGCCTGCAGTGGTCTTCTCGTTAATGATGTTAAACGCCACATTTCGTGTTAGCGTCAAACGAATCACACCAAGAGCTTGGCGATCTAATAGATCTCAATCCGCTTTGGCCATAGTCTCCAGTTTCACCTCGGTCAGAGGTAAGTGTAATTTTTTTTGGTACAAATATTCTCTATTTGTATTTTCCAGAATCCAAAATCTTTGCCATTGAACTTGTCAATCTTAACCTTCCCTTCTTCCGATGCCATTTTTCACAAAAAGAATTTATGTGAATAGTGCTTGTGATAGTAACGATGATCAATAGTGTCGCATTATTCTTGTGAATAGTACCTGCACCAATACTGTACTTTTTTACTAGAAATACACTGtcagtgctctgataccagttgttaggAAGCTTGTCAAGctaatagaaggaaaaaaaaatatttaagagagaaaaacaataaattgcacaagacaagacaaggcaagatttacgtggttcgaCAATTTTTGTCTACTCCACGGCCACACAAAGAATAGCTCTTTCTTatttgaagagagaaagaagaagttttgggatgatctacaaataaaaatgtagacccctatttataggcatttgaatgccctgccgaggtaagcacttacatcataagaatgccgatgtaagcacttacatcataagaatgccgaggttagcgcttacatcacaagaatgtcgatgcaataagcgcttacatcatattttcatctctttttgatttttctttcttttgttttgtctattttcaCATATAATAATAGGTTTGCTCCTATCAGAGGGGTCACTTGACCCAGCCGCAAAAAATTTTATATTTAAGTTTATATATGTTAAAAATAATCATATATTTTGCTTGGAAGCTTTAAGAACAAAAGTTGGATGGGGTAGTTTGCTTATGTGCCCCACCACTTTCAAAACCTAGTTCTGCCTATGCTTTCAGTCAATGTGATCTACGTCCGGCCTCCTTTTACACTAGATCAATTTTGTTTTTCTCGAGCACAAACAATATCACCAATGTGTGATTTTTTTTGGTTCGATCACCACCACTAAGCCATACTGGAGCCGTGTATGGTCCAATTATGTATATCACATGCTGCCAAGAAAGTAGCTTTTTTGACTTGTCTTATCCTCTTTGTCATGCTCCCTTAAATTAAACTATGTCCTTACGTTTTTAACAATACTAAGTTACTCTTTTGTTATATAATGCGAGTAGAACCAAGTTTTTCAGATAACAGCAATCTAGTAGAAATTAGCAGCAGCTACAGTCTTATATGGAATCATCAAGAATCACTCTCCGTCCATATAGATCATCAGATGTTGATGATCTACTATTATGGGGAGGAGATGATCGAGTAACCAAGTCAATCCATTTCACTACTTTGACTTCACAAGAAGATGCATTGACCTTCATTGAAAAATCTACCATTCCTTGGCGTCGATCCATATGCATCGATGACCGTTCGATTGGAATCGTGGTGGCGCGCCCTGGATCTGGTGATGACAGATGTCGAGCCGAGATAGGATATGCTTTGGCAGCTGAGTATTGGGGACAAGGGATCACTCCTAAGGCTGTGAAGATGGCAATCCCTCTGATTTTCAATGACTTTCCTGAAATAGTAAGGTTGCAAGCATTATCTGATGCTAACAATAAAGCATCCCATAGGGTGTTGGAGAAGGCTGGATTTGTTAAGGAGGGCATGTTCAGAAAATATTTTTACTTTAAAGGGGAAATTAAGGATGTTGTACTTTACAGTTTACTTTCCACTGATCCTATACCTTCAGATCCATAAAATTGCAAGATCATCTTCTTGAACCCCTTGTGGTCCGGCTTTTTCCAGAACTCTATGCATAACAGAAGCTTAATGCATCGGGCTGATCTTCTTGAGCCCCTTTCTTTTGTTCTCTTCATGAACAAGTCTGTTgtaattttttcttatttttttttatacaAGACTTTGAATAGTGTAATAGTGACTATAGGTgccaatgaaaaagaaaagatgaaaattaAATGGAAAGACCCCTATCAAATGTTATCTGTGATTATCTTGAAATGAAATTATTGTGTTGATGTGGTATTAATGTGATCTTCTCCTGTTGCAttgatttatattattttattttttttgagaaACTGGAAATTTTATTTGAAGTATGCTAAATTTGTTCCATACTATTACATGCCACTGATGCCTCCTAAAGCATATTATGATTGACAAGCTCGACTAACTTCCTACGAGCATAGTGTACAACGAGCTTTAAAGAAGAGGCTCATCTTTGTCCGCCAGCATCCTGGTCTCAACAAGAGGAGGAGGAACTGCCAGATAGACTGGTTGATTCATGTTGAACTGGTTGATTGCTTTCCTAGCCAAAAAGTGCACCTATATGAATTAGTTTGGATCAACGATACCCTATACTATACGACCAGGAGCATATTTGCTCTCGTACATGTGAAATAGGGGGTATGGTAAAAGAGGGGGGTGGGGGAGTGGTGGGGTATGAAGAaagatttttttccttttccaaaaCCAATCAACCCTTAGTTTCAAAGTATCACATCAAATATCTAAAAGCATAACCAGCCGAGTAAGGTGGATTAATAAGAATGAGGGTACTGGGTATTAACAATATATAGTTTTAAACATTAGATTACAAAATTAATTCTCGCAATAGTAAATATATCTTTTTAAGgtaaataaatatttataaatacactgtatacttatttttaatacatccAACCAAGCATCCAATAAAATATAATAATCAATACATTACACAATTTGCATTATGAATACATACATATTAATTTATTACTAATCCCTATGTTAACTTATCTCTAAACCAAAAGACAGAGACTCTAATGTTGAGCCACGTGAAAGAGACAGAATGCAGCGTCTAATAAGGACTTTGTAAAATACTTTTCATATAGAGATTCCTCTTGGGAGGCATCTTTTCTGTTTACTTCCTTTTTGCTCTTTATATGTAATAATATATCATCCAGAATAGGATATACattgaagattgaagatgaagacacaaccaaaatttgttaccgagagaaaattgaagatgtggaattttgccaaggtggagatttgttgaattatGTCAAATTTccatcccacatcggtgggttaagGAGTTGGTGGGAaacttttcccctataaaagaaggcttaatgtttaggatttaaatacacctctcatttgccttctcatctgtttaaggcatttgtatcttctctctttagtattatttcacttgtatttttggagtgaaataaaatattggttgtgtccgaggagtaggcaaaattagccgaacctcgtaaattctggtgttccctttattgttgttttattgtcttatttattatttggtggctgtcataatttttggtatagtagttgtgacttattcacactatatacatttggcttccgcaacaattggtatcagagccaaggtactgtctaagtatgctctgtggttgcagcatagtctgatcttccacatcagaaaagatttatcttggtaactgagtcaaggttctgtctgagtatgctctgtagttgcagcttagtctgatcttctacatcagaaaggaaataatcttgatttgtgtcgtcagctattaaataatatttgtgtcaaatatgggagacaataaacaagaagaatctacatcaagtgtcaacaatacgtcatcattggcatcttcgcttatgacaagaattgtgtcaaatgcgaaatttgcggtagaaatttttgacgggtccggacattttgggatgtggcaaggcgaggttctagatgtcctttttcaacaagggctagatctggccattgaagaaaagaaaccagatgttattggagaagaagattggagaattatcaaccgtgttgcttgcggtaccattcgatcctaccttgctagagagcagaaatatccatacacaaaggaaacttctgcaagtaaattatggaaagcactggaggataaatttttgaagaaaaatagtcaaaataaattgtacatgaagaagagactgtttcacttcacctatgttcctggtaccacgatgaatgaacatatcaccagtttcaataagttggtcacagatttgcaaaatatggatacaacttatgatgatggtgacttggccttgatgttgttggcgtcacttcctgatgagtacgagcaccttgaaactactctactccatggaaatgacgaagtttctcttagagaagtttgttcggctttgtacagctatgaacaaagaaagcgagaaaaacagaagggcggagaaggagaagcactatttgtgaggggtcgtcctcaaagtcaaacgaggacaaagaagggaagatccaagtcaagatccagacccagcaaagatgaatgtgccttttgtcgagaaaaagggcactggaagaaagactgtccgaagttgaagaataaggccaaacataacaatggaaaggccattatggattcaaatgtagctgattgtgatgattcagat
Proteins encoded in this window:
- the LOC104219858 gene encoding uncharacterized protein; the protein is MESSRITLRPYRSSDVDDLLLWGGDDRVTKSIHFTTLTSQEDALTFIEKSTIPWRRSICIDDRSIGIVVARPGSGDDRCRAEIGYALAAEYWGQGITPKAVKMAIPLIFNDFPEIVRLQALSDANNKASHRVLEKAGFVKEGMFRKYFYFKGEIKDVVLYSLLSTDPIPSDP